Proteins encoded within one genomic window of Thermanaerothrix sp.:
- a CDS encoding low molecular weight protein arginine phosphatase, which produces MGRVLFVCTGNTCRSPMAEAFLRVVAGGVVEVSSAGLFTTRGLRASPLAMDAAREFGVDLSDHRSTPLRLEALTMDTVVVCMARSHVEVLLRSGCGDMCGLISLFGDLVGHPGVEVPDPFGFGVEEYRKVAAILWDWSTLLSLSRPWEALGT; this is translated from the coding sequence ATGGGGAGGGTTCTCTTCGTATGTACCGGTAACACCTGTCGAAGTCCCATGGCGGAGGCGTTCTTGAGGGTTGTTGCGGGAGGCGTTGTTGAGGTTTCGTCCGCTGGCCTTTTCACCACTAGGGGTCTTCGAGCCAGCCCGCTTGCGATGGATGCCGCAAGGGAGTTTGGGGTTGACCTGTCGGATCATCGGTCAACCCCCCTTCGTCTGGAGGCTCTCACCATGGATACCGTGGTGGTCTGCATGGCTAGGTCCCACGTGGAGGTGCTCCTAAGGTCCGGCTGCGGGGATATGTGCGGCTTGATAAGCCTCTTCGGAGATCTGGTAGGTCATCCGGGGGTTGAAGTGCCGGATCCCTTCGGGTTTGGTGTGGAGGAGTATAGGAAGGTGGCGGCTATTTTATGGGACTGGAGTACCTTGTTGAGTCTTAGCAGGCCTTGGGAGGCCCTTGGGACTTAA
- a CDS encoding flagellar protein FlgN: MRADLGDRLKGEIEGLIDQEMAIYAALGKLVDQEADCVSRRDMDGLMGVLSEKQTYISRQEALLDCWRNVASSLGVDGGRESAAFWAAIADRVGRKGYDDLVSKVNEIRRMAGSLLDRERDVQRELEAHMEEIRSKLMQMRTNRQVLRGYGG; this comes from the coding sequence TTGCGGGCTGATCTCGGGGACCGATTGAAGGGGGAGATAGAAGGCCTCATAGATCAGGAGATGGCCATCTATGCGGCCTTGGGCAAACTGGTAGACCAGGAGGCGGACTGTGTTTCGAGGAGGGACATGGACGGCCTTATGGGGGTTCTGTCTGAGAAGCAGACCTACATCTCCCGTCAGGAGGCCCTTTTGGACTGCTGGAGGAATGTTGCGTCTTCCCTTGGGGTGGATGGAGGCAGGGAAAGTGCCGCCTTTTGGGCAGCCATAGCGGATAGGGTGGGGCGCAAGGGGTACGACGACTTGGTTTCTAAGGTAAACGAGATAAGGAGGATGGCGGGATCCCTCTTGGACAGGGAGCGGGATGTCCAGCGGGAGCTGGAGGCCCACATGGAGGAAATAAGATCCAAGCTCATGCAGATGAGGACGAATAGACAGGTGTTGCGAGGATATGGAGGCTAG
- the dnaE gene encoding DNA polymerase III subunit alpha, translated as MSGQFVHLHVHSEYSLLDGAIRCVDLVESVLSMGMGAVALTDHGVMYGCEEFYEKCEAKGVKPIMGCEVYVDPNGMDSRDGKGRNNHLVLWAQDMVGYKNLMKLVSIANTDGFYYKPRVDHRVLAEHSKGLIASSACLAGEIPQLLMDGDFDGAVARAMLYRDIFGEGNFFIEVMYNQLPEQALANRELIRLAKSCSLPLVATNDAHYLRRDDASWHDVLLCVQTNSTVETKDRYRFGSDDFYLRSPEEMWSLLGTEVPEALNNTLLIAERCDVKLTLGQYMLPEFPIPPGETLDSHLERLAEEGLKRRMGGTVPKEYEDRLHYELGVIKQMGFPGYFCIVADIITAAKARGIPIGPGRGSAAGSLVAWSLGITELDPLKYNLLFERFLNPERISMPDIDTDVSDKRRDEVLAYIVEKYGVDRVSQIITFDRMKSKAAVRDVGRALAMSYPEVDRVAKLIPDGVKSLKEALEKSPELKEVHGSDPKVRRLVDTASHIEGIARHCSQHAAGVVITPVPLVEMVPVKKIGENQVVTQYSMEPLEHLGLVKMDFLGLKTLSVIEGALKNIESNRGIKLDLGAIPMDDEATFRMLQRADTLGVFQLESSGMQDLLRRLRPDCFEDLIAVLALYRPGPLGSGMVDDYIERKHGRSPVTYPHPSLEKALKETYGVILYQEQVMQCAAELAGYTLGEADLLRRAMGKKKADVMEKQRSKFVEGARQRGVDPKMAEDIFNSIEKFAEYGFNKSHSAAYALISYQTAYLKAHYGPEFLAAYLSSIVGARMDVLGKYIRDVRNLGYQVLPPDINESQSDFVAVKDVIRLGLSAVAKVGDSAVEAIIKARSDGPFKSFWDFLCRVDLRSVNRAVVENLIKAGAFDALCPNRRMLLENLGNLLEMAQRRCDPTKQVSLFCEDDVEEEEPAMEAVEDAELHQRLEWEREVLGLYISGHPFEQVERDLAPYLVCRIGDLSSWKSSNVVPVTAGLLVGLRERYTKRGDPMGILEMEDGEDKVEVVCFPKVWQKVKPMLRNGGIYVFSGAVKDDGRLSVLVDEIMEAGEWLKTKSPIAKIRVLGPRAGLFRDLARELKGHSGTSPLVVYVEDRGNLVALWSRSIKVRLDESLRRSLEEMFGGQVALDF; from the coding sequence ATGAGCGGCCAGTTCGTACATCTTCACGTGCACAGCGAGTACAGCCTCCTCGACGGGGCCATACGGTGCGTAGACCTTGTGGAGTCGGTGCTCTCCATGGGCATGGGGGCGGTGGCCCTTACGGACCACGGGGTGATGTATGGGTGCGAGGAGTTTTACGAGAAGTGCGAGGCCAAGGGAGTCAAACCCATAATGGGCTGTGAGGTATACGTAGACCCCAACGGCATGGACTCCCGGGATGGCAAGGGAAGGAACAACCATCTGGTGCTTTGGGCTCAAGATATGGTGGGGTACAAGAACCTCATGAAATTGGTATCCATAGCTAACACCGATGGTTTTTACTATAAACCCAGGGTAGACCACAGGGTTCTTGCGGAACACTCCAAGGGGCTCATCGCCTCCTCTGCGTGCCTTGCGGGGGAGATCCCTCAGCTTTTGATGGATGGGGACTTCGATGGGGCCGTGGCAAGGGCGATGCTTTATCGGGACATATTTGGGGAAGGCAACTTCTTCATAGAGGTCATGTACAACCAGCTTCCTGAACAGGCCCTTGCCAACCGGGAGCTAATAAGGTTGGCCAAGAGCTGTTCCCTGCCCCTTGTGGCAACCAACGATGCTCACTATTTAAGGCGTGACGACGCCTCTTGGCATGACGTGCTTCTTTGCGTCCAGACCAACAGCACGGTGGAGACGAAGGATAGATACAGGTTCGGATCCGACGATTTCTACCTGAGGAGTCCCGAGGAGATGTGGTCCCTTTTGGGGACCGAAGTGCCGGAGGCGCTTAACAACACCCTTTTGATAGCGGAGCGGTGTGATGTCAAACTGACCCTTGGGCAGTACATGCTGCCGGAGTTCCCGATACCGCCCGGAGAGACCTTGGACAGCCATCTGGAGAGGCTTGCGGAGGAGGGCCTTAAGCGCAGGATGGGTGGTACGGTGCCCAAGGAGTATGAGGACCGCCTTCACTATGAGCTTGGTGTAATAAAGCAGATGGGTTTCCCCGGGTACTTCTGCATAGTGGCGGACATAATAACCGCCGCCAAGGCTAGGGGTATACCCATAGGGCCCGGCAGGGGTTCCGCGGCGGGTTCTCTGGTGGCTTGGTCGTTGGGTATCACGGAGCTTGATCCGCTGAAGTACAACCTTCTTTTTGAGCGGTTCCTCAATCCCGAGAGGATCAGCATGCCCGATATCGATACCGATGTGTCGGACAAGCGGAGGGATGAGGTGCTTGCTTACATAGTTGAAAAGTACGGCGTAGACCGGGTTTCCCAGATAATCACCTTCGATAGGATGAAGAGCAAGGCTGCCGTAAGGGACGTGGGAAGGGCCCTTGCCATGTCGTATCCGGAGGTTGACAGGGTGGCCAAGCTGATCCCCGATGGGGTCAAATCCCTGAAGGAGGCGCTGGAGAAGTCGCCGGAGCTTAAGGAAGTCCACGGCTCGGATCCCAAGGTGCGCCGCCTGGTGGATACCGCTTCGCACATAGAGGGAATAGCAAGGCACTGTTCTCAGCATGCCGCTGGGGTTGTGATAACTCCCGTGCCTTTGGTTGAGATGGTTCCGGTCAAGAAGATAGGGGAGAACCAGGTGGTTACCCAGTATTCAATGGAGCCGTTGGAACACCTGGGGCTGGTTAAGATGGACTTTTTGGGTCTTAAAACCCTTTCGGTAATAGAGGGCGCCCTCAAGAATATAGAGTCTAACCGGGGTATCAAGCTGGACTTGGGTGCCATACCGATGGATGACGAAGCCACGTTTAGGATGCTCCAGCGGGCTGATACCCTTGGGGTGTTTCAGCTTGAATCCTCGGGAATGCAGGATCTCTTGCGCCGCCTTAGGCCTGACTGTTTTGAGGACCTGATAGCGGTTTTGGCCCTCTACAGGCCCGGCCCCTTGGGGAGCGGGATGGTGGATGACTATATAGAGAGAAAGCACGGCAGATCTCCGGTTACCTACCCTCATCCGAGCCTTGAGAAGGCGTTGAAGGAGACCTACGGGGTTATTTTGTACCAGGAGCAGGTCATGCAGTGCGCCGCTGAGTTAGCGGGTTATACCCTTGGCGAGGCGGACCTCTTAAGAAGGGCCATGGGGAAGAAGAAGGCGGACGTGATGGAGAAGCAGAGGTCCAAGTTCGTGGAGGGGGCGAGACAAAGGGGCGTGGACCCCAAGATGGCGGAGGACATCTTCAACAGCATAGAGAAGTTCGCCGAGTACGGGTTCAACAAGTCCCACAGTGCCGCATATGCCCTTATAAGCTACCAGACCGCCTACCTTAAGGCCCATTACGGCCCGGAGTTCCTGGCGGCTTACCTGTCCAGCATAGTGGGGGCCCGTATGGACGTGTTGGGTAAGTACATACGGGACGTTAGGAACCTGGGTTATCAAGTCCTTCCGCCGGACATAAACGAGTCCCAGAGCGACTTCGTGGCGGTAAAGGACGTCATAAGGCTTGGGCTTTCAGCGGTGGCCAAGGTGGGTGATTCTGCGGTGGAGGCCATAATAAAAGCCAGGTCTGACGGTCCGTTCAAATCCTTTTGGGACTTTCTGTGCCGGGTTGACCTAAGATCGGTTAACAGGGCGGTGGTGGAGAACCTTATAAAGGCCGGGGCCTTTGACGCCCTCTGCCCTAATCGCAGGATGCTGTTGGAGAACCTCGGCAACCTCTTGGAGATGGCCCAGCGCAGGTGTGATCCCACTAAGCAGGTGAGCCTCTTCTGCGAGGATGACGTTGAGGAAGAGGAGCCTGCGATGGAGGCGGTGGAAGACGCGGAGCTCCACCAGAGGCTGGAGTGGGAGCGAGAGGTGTTGGGGTTGTACATATCGGGGCATCCCTTTGAGCAGGTGGAGCGGGATCTTGCCCCGTACCTTGTCTGCCGCATAGGGGACCTTTCGTCTTGGAAATCCTCCAACGTGGTGCCGGTGACCGCCGGTTTGCTGGTGGGATTGAGGGAAAGGTATACTAAGCGTGGGGATCCCATGGGGATCCTTGAGATGGAGGATGGGGAGGACAAGGTTGAGGTGGTGTGCTTCCCCAAGGTTTGGCAGAAGGTGAAGCCCATGCTTAGGAACGGTGGCATATACGTTTTCTCCGGGGCTGTTAAGGACGACGGGAGACTGTCGGTTTTGGTGGATGAGATAATGGAAGCCGGAGAATGGTTGAAGACCAAGTCTCCCATAGCTAAGATAAGGGTTTTGGGGCCCAGGGCTGGCCTTTTTAGAGATCTTGCGAGAGAATTAAAGGGGCATTCCGGCACCAGTCCTCTTGTGGTTTACGTTGAGGATAGGGGCAACCTTGTGGCTCTCTGGTCCCGTTCCATAAAGGTGAGGTTGGATGAATCCTTGAGGAGGAGCCTTGAGGAGATGTTCGGGGGGCAGGTGGCCCTGGACTTCTAG
- the dnaX gene encoding DNA polymerase III subunit gamma/tau codes for MYLSLYRKYRPGRFSEISGQRRVVEALVGALESSKVPHAFLFSGPRGCGKTSAARLLAKRLNCSSPIDGGESCGQCPSCEAIQRGDHLDVVEIDGASNRGIEEIRALKDQVALAPFQAPNKVYIIDEVHMLTEAAFNALLKTLEEPPGRVYFVLATTEPQKVPVTIRSRCVHFPFQRISTEDIKNRLAEVASLEGIEAEEEALWELARNADGALRDALSMMEQAMSVGAGRITLEAVSGILGGCGREALQGWVERVRTSPKDAFLTLMDMMRSGSNLERFVEGLFLIFRDMMLVNRWGSQVVGALGVSPQEGEFLCREAPLWDQGVLRSACSMLADLMPRARQGMRADVFAGLLQRGMDEALLGGVPQGEPAKLKLCVDDATGRSPVGGEGVGVTRFGVKPLSEEGPPSRSLQSGASSLSSEVTRPVGVTHGEEGDVRLKGSRVSQDLRLSIFRRLLGEDPALGCALMHCGIYADGSAGYLDIPDDPLVSSYVKGFRGKTVVSKVFLEVLGVPLDGVDPEGSMEDGALRHSPKTLDDQEDEMSWEQTISFQQGDLPVKAYADETSETRKADVGSQVDGIRDALSWLDGEVLYVRMAKEASGEDDQQEEEAE; via the coding sequence ATGTACCTTTCTCTTTATAGGAAGTACCGGCCCGGGCGGTTCTCTGAAATATCCGGCCAGAGGCGGGTGGTGGAGGCCCTCGTGGGTGCTTTGGAGAGCAGTAAGGTTCCCCATGCATTCCTTTTCTCAGGCCCAAGGGGATGTGGCAAGACCAGCGCCGCTAGGCTTTTGGCCAAGCGGCTTAACTGTTCATCTCCCATCGATGGAGGGGAGAGCTGCGGCCAGTGCCCCAGCTGCGAGGCCATCCAGCGGGGGGATCATCTTGACGTGGTGGAAATAGACGGGGCTTCCAATCGTGGGATTGAGGAGATCAGGGCACTTAAGGATCAGGTCGCTTTGGCTCCCTTTCAGGCTCCTAACAAGGTCTACATAATAGACGAGGTTCATATGCTTACGGAGGCGGCTTTTAATGCCCTGCTGAAGACCCTGGAGGAGCCCCCAGGCAGGGTTTACTTCGTGTTGGCCACCACGGAGCCCCAAAAGGTGCCGGTTACCATAAGGTCCAGGTGTGTCCACTTCCCCTTCCAGCGTATTTCTACGGAGGACATAAAGAATAGATTGGCTGAGGTGGCATCACTGGAAGGGATAGAGGCGGAAGAGGAGGCCCTGTGGGAACTGGCCAGGAATGCCGACGGGGCGCTGCGGGACGCGCTCTCCATGATGGAACAGGCCATGTCAGTGGGGGCCGGCAGAATAACCTTAGAGGCGGTATCCGGGATCCTTGGCGGTTGTGGCAGGGAGGCTCTTCAGGGATGGGTTGAAAGGGTCCGTACGAGCCCTAAGGATGCGTTTTTGACCCTCATGGACATGATGCGCAGTGGCAGTAACCTGGAGAGGTTTGTTGAAGGCCTTTTCTTGATCTTCAGGGATATGATGCTTGTGAACCGTTGGGGGTCGCAGGTGGTGGGGGCCCTTGGCGTGTCGCCCCAGGAGGGTGAATTCCTGTGTAGGGAGGCCCCGTTGTGGGATCAGGGGGTTTTGAGGAGCGCCTGCTCCATGTTGGCGGACTTGATGCCAAGGGCAAGGCAGGGAATGAGGGCCGACGTGTTTGCGGGGCTTTTGCAGAGGGGCATGGACGAAGCCCTCCTGGGGGGTGTCCCTCAAGGAGAACCGGCTAAATTGAAACTGTGTGTTGATGATGCAACGGGGCGGTCGCCCGTGGGAGGAGAAGGTGTGGGCGTCACCCGTTTCGGAGTCAAGCCCTTGAGCGAAGAGGGCCCGCCGTCGAGGTCGTTGCAGTCCGGGGCTTCTTCTCTCTCTTCCGAAGTTACGCGTCCTGTGGGGGTAACCCACGGTGAGGAAGGAGATGTGCGCCTTAAGGGGTCCCGTGTTTCCCAGGATCTTAGGCTTTCCATTTTTAGACGCCTACTTGGCGAAGATCCGGCCCTTGGCTGTGCGCTTATGCATTGCGGCATATATGCGGATGGCAGCGCTGGATATCTGGATATCCCCGATGACCCTCTGGTGTCCAGCTACGTAAAGGGTTTTCGGGGAAAGACGGTGGTTTCAAAGGTCTTCTTGGAGGTGCTAGGGGTTCCTTTGGATGGGGTTGACCCCGAGGGGTCCATGGAGGATGGGGCCCTGCGCCATTCCCCTAAGACGCTGGATGACCAAGAAGATGAGATGTCATGGGAGCAAACGATATCCTTCCAGCAGGGGGATCTACCAGTCAAGGCATACGCCGATGAGACCTCTGAGACGCGGAAGGCCGATGTTGGTTCCCAAGTGGACGGTATAAGGGATGCCCTTTCGTGGCTTGACGGAGAGGTACTCTACGTCAGGATGGCCAAAGAGGCTTCTGGGGAAGACGATCAGCAGGAGGAAGAGGCTGAATGA
- the fliS gene encoding flagellar export chaperone FliS: MDSNLARKAQDMYRANQVQTATREQLLLLTYDIGIRACHGAIDAMERSDIEGANDNLKRAQAVVRELMVTLNVEQGGEVARSLMGLYDFFYNRLVEANVKKDPSLVREVLGMLEELRKTWVEAIDKLRSEQSPPAQGADAASRQKVDHKVGSYAGAAGGVNIAG, encoded by the coding sequence ATGGATTCTAACCTGGCCCGCAAGGCCCAGGATATGTATAGGGCCAATCAGGTACAAACCGCCACCAGGGAGCAGCTTTTGCTGCTCACCTACGATATAGGCATAAGGGCCTGTCACGGGGCGATTGACGCCATGGAGAGGTCCGATATCGAAGGGGCCAACGATAACCTTAAGAGGGCCCAGGCGGTTGTGAGGGAGCTCATGGTTACCCTTAACGTGGAGCAGGGAGGGGAAGTGGCCCGTTCCCTGATGGGGCTTTACGACTTCTTCTACAATCGTTTGGTGGAGGCTAACGTAAAGAAGGACCCGTCCCTGGTTCGGGAGGTTCTAGGCATGTTGGAGGAGCTTCGTAAAACCTGGGTTGAGGCCATCGATAAACTGAGGTCCGAACAATCGCCGCCCGCCCAAGGCGCTGACGCCGCCTCCCGCCAGAAGGTTGATCATAAGGTGGGATCCTATGCCGGTGCCGCTGGGGGTGTCAACATTGCGGGCTGA
- the mtrB gene encoding trp RNA-binding attenuation protein MtrB, whose translation MSVMSDYVVVKALEDGVTVIGLTRGQETKFSHTEKLDKGEVWIAQFTEHTSAIKVRGASEIYTKHGKIDSGR comes from the coding sequence ATGTCTGTTATGAGCGATTACGTGGTGGTCAAGGCGTTGGAGGACGGGGTTACGGTCATAGGATTGACCAGAGGGCAGGAGACCAAATTCTCCCACACGGAGAAGCTTGACAAGGGTGAGGTCTGGATAGCTCAGTTTACTGAACATACCTCCGCCATAAAGGTGAGGGGCGCCAGCGAGATATACACCAAGCACGGTAAGATAGACAGCGGGAGGTGA
- a CDS encoding M48 family metalloprotease produces the protein MLGVVPPRAFGADHACPGDVRREVKLGEELAKEVESRFRLVADPVVLSRLEAIKSRLEGGLERDLQYRFSVIEDPSPNAFALPGGFCYVTTGLVKLLGSDSELAAVMAHEMVHVDRCHGMIQAARNQRLSLVALGVALATKGQVAAMVFSNLAQIAIMNSYSKDLEREADLKGLDLLAGGGYHPSGMVTALEKLWDYQIRRPYVDPGIYMDHPELEDRIAYILKAMTSKGLRVSRKEPLGLLIVRFGRKDDRFNITVDNKTWIEANQSKAQILKEAANRLGRALLFETMPQEIGVSKDGVLSVRGQRILSRDELPGVDLDSLRAALVKFLLDAKAMHPISKSY, from the coding sequence ATGCTCGGTGTTGTCCCTCCTCGGGCATTTGGGGCGGACCACGCTTGTCCTGGGGATGTTCGAAGGGAGGTAAAGCTGGGCGAAGAGCTGGCAAAAGAGGTGGAGTCCCGTTTTAGGCTGGTGGCGGATCCAGTGGTCCTATCAAGGTTGGAGGCCATAAAGTCCCGCCTTGAGGGGGGGCTTGAGAGGGATCTGCAGTACCGATTCAGTGTCATTGAGGACCCTTCTCCGAACGCCTTTGCGTTGCCCGGCGGCTTCTGTTACGTCACCACCGGGCTTGTAAAGCTGCTTGGTTCCGATTCTGAGCTTGCTGCGGTGATGGCCCATGAAATGGTCCACGTGGACCGGTGTCACGGGATGATACAGGCGGCAAGGAACCAGCGTTTGTCCTTGGTTGCCCTTGGGGTGGCGCTTGCCACGAAGGGGCAGGTTGCCGCCATGGTGTTTTCCAACCTGGCGCAGATAGCCATAATGAATTCATACAGCAAGGATCTGGAGAGGGAAGCGGACCTTAAGGGGTTGGATCTTTTAGCAGGGGGAGGTTACCATCCATCCGGGATGGTTACTGCCCTGGAAAAGCTTTGGGACTACCAGATCAGAAGGCCCTATGTGGATCCTGGTATATACATGGATCATCCGGAACTGGAGGACCGCATAGCATACATACTGAAGGCGATGACATCCAAGGGTCTTAGGGTGTCCAGGAAGGAGCCGCTGGGACTTCTCATCGTGAGGTTTGGTAGGAAGGATGACCGTTTTAACATTACGGTGGACAACAAGACATGGATTGAGGCGAACCAGTCCAAAGCGCAAATACTCAAGGAAGCGGCTAATAGGCTGGGCCGGGCGTTGCTTTTCGAGACCATGCCTCAAGAGATAGGGGTCTCTAAGGATGGGGTCTTGTCTGTTAGGGGACAAAGGATACTGTCCAGGGATGAGCTGCCTGGGGTGGACCTCGACTCACTCCGGGCGGCTCTTGTAAAATTTCTTCTGGATGCCAAGGCTATGCATCCTATCAGCAAGAGTTATTGA
- a CDS encoding CBS domain-containing protein, protein MKVSDVMERDLTALWEDSTVFEAVEVLSSHGLSGVPVVDDEYRLVGFISEKDIVRAALPGYVDYLQDSLVIPDFGQFQVRLRRIGKEKVSKYMARKVIAFQEDDSDFYVAMTMIRHNIKRAPVVDKQVLVGSINRADLISKLMEEASS, encoded by the coding sequence ATGAAGGTTTCTGACGTTATGGAGAGGGACCTTACCGCCCTGTGGGAGGATTCCACGGTTTTTGAAGCGGTGGAGGTCCTCTCAAGCCACGGCCTTTCGGGGGTGCCGGTGGTGGATGATGAGTATCGCTTGGTGGGCTTCATAAGCGAGAAGGACATAGTTAGAGCCGCATTGCCCGGTTATGTGGATTACCTTCAGGACTCCTTGGTGATACCTGACTTTGGACAGTTTCAGGTGCGCTTAAGGCGCATAGGGAAGGAGAAGGTCTCCAAGTACATGGCCAGGAAGGTGATAGCCTTTCAGGAGGATGACAGCGATTTTTATGTGGCCATGACCATGATAAGGCACAACATAAAACGTGCCCCGGTGGTGGATAAACAAGTTCTGGTGGGGTCGATCAACCGGGCGGACCTGATAAGCAAGCTCATGGAGGAGGCGTCTTCCTGA